In Edaphobacter aggregans, the sequence CTGACCATTGGGTGCCCAGGGGCGACAAATGGCAGTATCAGACTCTGGTGCTGTTCGTACCTCAGGGGTCGACTCCTGAACGTCCCGCACTGTCAGGGTTCATCTATGACACCGACTATTTGAAAAGCACGTTTTTCCCGCAGGCGCTGAACGACGTTTTGCCGAATCAGAATCCGAGCGATGCGTCCCATCCTCAACCGGCTATCATGGTCCTGACGGGTAAAGACCAGTCCCCTCTGGCTGCTTCGACTTGTTGGGATGGGGGGCCGCCCGAAGTGGAACGTGCCTTCGAGAGTGTTTTCCCTGGACTGATTCTGGGGATCAATCTGCATGGGACCACGATTGCGAGCATCAGCAACCGCTTTTTGCGAAGCGAATTCCTGATCCTCTGCGCGCTTTCGTTGCTGATGGGTGGAGGAATGATCCTTACCTATCGCAATGTGGCGCGTGAACTTGCCCTCGCCAAGCTCAAGTCTGATTTCGTGTCTAACGTTTCGCATGAATTGAGAACGCCTCTGGCGCTCATCCGCCTTTACGCAGAGACTCTGGAACTGGGACGCATCTCCAACCCGGGAAAACAGCAGGAATACTACAAGATCATTCGCAAAGAGAGCGAAAGATTGACTTCTCTTATCAACAACATTCTTGACTTCTCTCGTATCGAGTCCGGCAAGCGTGAGTACAGCTTCCGCGAAACCGACGTGGCCGATTTAGTGCGGAGCACGCTGGACTCTTATCGTTTTGAAATCGAGCAGAACGGGTTCGAGTTCGAACAGAAGATCGACAATAATCTGCCGCAACTACGTGTGGATCGCGAAGCGATTGCCCGATCGCTGCTGAATCTGGTGAACAACGCAGTGAAATACTCGGCGACAGAGAAATACCTCGGAGTACATCTTTACCGGAACAATTCCGTTGTCAATCTTGAGGTCGTCGATCACGGGATCGGCATTGCACCTAAGGAGCAGCCCAAGATCTTCGAAAAGTTTTATCGAGTGGGCGATCCTCTGGTGCATAACACCAAGGGTAGCGGACTAGGGTTGTCTCTCGTACGCCACATTGTGCAGGCTCATGGAGGCGAAGTTGCGGTTGAGAGCGCACCCGGACGGGGGAGCAAGTTCATCATTACCTTGCCGGTACAAAACCTAGCGGCCCAGCCGGAGGAGGGGGTGTCAGCATGAAGCAGGAAACAAAGGCAAATTCAACAGAGGCGCAGAGCCCACCGAAGATTCTTGTGGTGGAGGACGAGCCCAACATGGTAGCTGGACTTCGCGACAATTTCGAGTTTGAAGGCTACAAAGTGATCACGGCGAGCGATGGAATTGAAGGACTGCGGCTGGCACTGGAAGAGTCTCCGGATCTTGTAGTCCTTGATGTCATGATGCCCCGGATGAGCGGGCTGGAGGTATGCAAGCAGTTACGCGTCAAACGAGGATCCATCCCGATCATCATGCTGACTGCCCGCGGCCAGGAATTGGATAAAGTAGTGGGTCTCGAACTAGGCGCGGACGACTACGTGACCAAGCCATTCTCTATTCGCGAGTTGCTGGCGCGAGTCAAAGCAGTGCTGCGACGCACGGCGGTCCTTCCGAAACACGAGGAGCAGCATTCCTTTGGCGATGTGGAGGTGGATCTCCGCCGTCACCGGGTGCTCCGCTCGGGGAAAGTCCTGGATGTCTCCTCTAAAGAATTCGAGCTGCTGAAGTACTTCATCTGTCACGCTGGTGAACCGCTCAGTCGCGACCGGCTCCTTGAAGAAGTTTGGGGATACGAAAATTACCCGACGACGCGCACGGTGGATACTCATCT encodes:
- a CDS encoding sensor histidine kinase — translated: MLAVMIPASALILVSAYHLRTIQREKAIEAVIQRDYQQVLAIAEKRIVERAYEMTEEARKQFPDMDHSDGLGTFLTTHPEIAHAFVWTGKGDLDFQSQSSRMSDPEFIGEGKKISWDLRNWFDEDSKEYISKLKKIEATEGRRVYMTDHWVPRGDKWQYQTLVLFVPQGSTPERPALSGFIYDTDYLKSTFFPQALNDVLPNQNPSDASHPQPAIMVLTGKDQSPLAASTCWDGGPPEVERAFESVFPGLILGINLHGTTIASISNRFLRSEFLILCALSLLMGGGMILTYRNVARELALAKLKSDFVSNVSHELRTPLALIRLYAETLELGRISNPGKQQEYYKIIRKESERLTSLINNILDFSRIESGKREYSFRETDVADLVRSTLDSYRFEIEQNGFEFEQKIDNNLPQLRVDREAIARSLLNLVNNAVKYSATEKYLGVHLYRNNSVVNLEVVDHGIGIAPKEQPKIFEKFYRVGDPLVHNTKGSGLGLSLVRHIVQAHGGEVAVESAPGRGSKFIITLPVQNLAAQPEEGVSA
- a CDS encoding response regulator transcription factor, translated to MKQETKANSTEAQSPPKILVVEDEPNMVAGLRDNFEFEGYKVITASDGIEGLRLALEESPDLVVLDVMMPRMSGLEVCKQLRVKRGSIPIIMLTARGQELDKVVGLELGADDYVTKPFSIRELLARVKAVLRRTAVLPKHEEQHSFGDVEVDLRRHRVLRSGKVLDVSSKEFELLKYFICHAGEPLSRDRLLEEVWGYENYPTTRTVDTHLVRLRQKLEPDPEQPQYFLTVHGTGYQFVG